The following proteins are co-located in the Dromiciops gliroides isolate mDroGli1 chromosome 2, mDroGli1.pri, whole genome shotgun sequence genome:
- the NUDT19 gene encoding nucleoside diphosphate-linked moiety X motif 19 isoform X2: MQGSLRQWRRAATLMLAVGRAHPAPSPAAAAEDYEVLLMQRTRSSGFLPGAYVFPGGVLEAADSSTDWLPVFQPHHGPPSFGLPLSGQPRETYPDVALGLRPSSYSPIPDDVAFRICAIRETFEESGVLLLLPTGAKAPHLARAHAPPADLAAWRAKILEDPGQFLQLCQRLGCAPNIWALQEWSNWLTPFVRKGGRRFDTKFYICCLQSKPQIFLDMQEAINYEWICPTEAMKKFAHEEIWLPPPQFYEIRRLMNFASLLDLHKFCLDRISEGCERWLPITLKTLDSTLQLLPDTLASQVISLLLS; this comes from the exons ATGCAGGGTTCGCTGCGCCAGTGGCGCCGGGCCGCCACGCTGATGCTGGCCGTGGGCCGGGCGCACCCCGCGCCCAGCCCGGCCGCGGCGGCCGAGGACTACGAGGTGCTGCTGATGCAGCGCACCCGGAGCAGCGGCTTCTTGCCCGGTGCCTACGTCTTCCCTGGGGGTGTCCTGGAGGCCGCGGACTCTTCCACCGACTGGCTCCCCGTCTTCCAGCCCCACCACGGACCGCCGAGCTTCGGCCTGCCCCTCTCCGGGCAGCCCAGGGAAACCTACCCCGATGTGGCCTTAGGGCTCCGGCCTTCTTCGTACTCGCCCATTCCCGACGACGTGGCCTTCCGCATCTGCGCCATCCGGGAAACTTTCGAGGAATCGGGTGTCCTCCTGCTGCTCCCCACGGGAGCCAAGGCCCCGCACCTGGCTCGGGCGCATGCGCCGCCCGCCGACCTGGCCGCCTGGAGGGCCAAGATCCTGGAAGACCCTGGCCAGTTCCTCCAGCTGTGCCAGCGCCTCGGGTGCGCACCCAACATCTGGGCCCTGCAAGAATGGAGTAACTGGCTCACACCGTTtgtgaggaaaggagggaggcgCTTTGACACGAAATTCTACATCTGCTGCCTGCAAAGCAAACCCCAAATCTTCCTGGACATGCAAGAAGCGATTAACTATGAG TGGATATGTCCAACAGAAGCAATGAAAAAATTTGCACATGAAGAAATATGGTTGCCACCTCCTCAGTTCTATGAGATAAGAAGACTTATGAACTTTGCTTCTTTACTGGACCTGCACAAATTTTGTCTGGACCGGATTTCAGAAGGATGTGAAAGATGGCTGCCAATTACATTGAAAACACTAGATAGTACATTGCAGCTCTTACCAG ATACCCTTGCTTCACAGGTCATCAGCCTTCTTCTCAGCTGA